From Scomber scombrus chromosome 13, fScoSco1.1, whole genome shotgun sequence, a single genomic window includes:
- the LOC133993294 gene encoding lactase/phlorizin hydrolase-like: MSCLWKFLSVFLIAVYGCKCQQNDEQNQAIFLAGPMTNEQVKDLNVKRPEGALIDTFDCTHPIPPGSRQYFEYLQGRGVTHFKVPLSWAQLLPTGLPSQPQQTVLTCYQTLLKQLVEVGLKPLVILHGSTVPEVLKSMYGGWESHELIEVFQQYSEFAFREFGELADSWVTLSHLEELKDAELQNALVAHTNIYHRYHQLFPRGGRVSIGVKASKVPIICDTQLLKKMDFLSIKIQYDCTTGGNLAEELQSVMQKCEEKPILFYEVNIKDCSPYQFLSDDNILKVLSNDDQYILGFDMVDLLGPADIISKSHLHQSDATYNRNNIQTSSCSITYCKTWNNFATMTSYERDTFLNESFPVDFQWATSSESFKVEGGWAEGGKGETIWDRFGHENKVFDNQTADLACDSYHKVDYDVYLLRGLHVNTFQFSISWARIFPSGHRDSQSERGAVYYDKLIDALIESGIQPVVTLYHWDLPQTLEDQGGWTNTSIVEAFKDYADFCFSRFGDRVKTWNTFSSPWVVSHAGYGTGEHPPGVKDYVVASYQVTHNILKSHAEAWHVYNDKYRTRQGGKVGIALNSDWAEPMDPSRPEDKAAADRYLQFMLGWFAHPIFVDGDYPATLKTQIDQKRKDCSHSAPAVLPVFTAGESQRIRGTADFFGLNHYTSRLVNNSNGGCTPGPHGVGDFKAHVDPSWSSTASDWIYSTPWGLRKLLNYISTEYLNVNKVPIYITGNGMPTEYSGDTLDDTSRIEYMRRYINEALKAIHLDGVNVQRFTVQSLMDGFEGPQGYSERFGLHHVNFDSPDRPRTPKQSAYFYSQVIEKNGFSSKKQNLNVHGLRNTESNKFSSMPPSTVPSQAKDVWRKFSNQTNFQRKLYHYGTFPQGFSWGVSSSAYQIEGGWNADGKGLSVWDTFTNKPGSIPADANGNVACDSYHRLEEDLYMLRALKVKSYRFSLSWSRIFPDGQRTSLNQKGVDYYNRLIDGLLAYNITPMVTLYHWDLPEALQKLGGWDNVGMIDIFNDFCDFCFATFGDKVKFWMTFNQPHTIAWSGYGLGQIPPNVKKPGTAPYKIAHNLIKAHAKAYHTYDNKYRKSQGGLVSIALNADWFEPKDVNVPREVVTADRALQFQLGWFAHPIFKNGDYPDAMKWQVGNKSELQSLSESRLPSFTEEEKKYIKGTADMFCVNHYTTKIVSHVTAQLKPQSYVYDRDLSEAEEGDSPTTDIGNQRAVPWGLRRLLNWIKEEYGDPDIYITENGVATNTKTTVDDTVRVFYYKTYIDEALKAHNLDDVKVKGYIATSLMDSFEWLNMYKVGFGLHHVDFTNPNRPRTPKRSAHYYYHIMKDNGFPLPDDEKILYRQFPTGFNWSTASASYQIEGSWRAHGKGLSIWDKFSHTPLRVGNNDNGDTACDSYNKIDEDVAVLKKLKVTHYRLSISWPRVLPDGTNSHINEAGLNYYHRLLDALLAANIQPQVTLYHWDLPLALQNVGGWQNETIVQRFRDYADVLFSQFGNRVKFWITLNEPYIVANLGYGYGTFAPGIIGKQYIAAHNLIKAHAEAWHLYNDKYRATQGGLISITINSDWAEPQNPHKQADVDATERYLQFFLGWFAHPIFNGDYPDIMKTIVRERSLAAGLPQSRLPEFTPEEIKRIKGTHDYFGFNHYTSVLCFPADLGNQQDYEGDKGTGSSRDWSWIESGSFWLRITPFGFRKLLKFIKDEYGNPPIYVTENGISERGAVDLNDIHRTHYYENYINQGLKALVLDGVDLRGYTAWSLMDNFEWAAGFAERFGLFYVNRSNPTLPRIAKNSASRYSTIITCNGFPDPALGPHECLKPEPEATSSPTLTTEVGGTIVPILPLNMVDFLGLELSSHDAEVALYVIFVFLLVSVLDLKSQDTIPHLFWIPTPRLQGDLPSQQDVHINARLTIWWKESCHNTPLRSPPVSGCDETLRNNYPLSLLGLTPPPGSTDLAGKLMVVTTATTEVH, translated from the exons ATGTCATGCCTGTGGaagtttctctctgtgtttttgatAGCTGTGTATGGATGCAAGTGCCAGCAAAAtgatgagcaaaatcaagccaTTTTTCTTGCTGGTCCCATGACCAATGAACAGGTGAAAGACCTGAATGTTAAGCGTCCCGAAGGGGCACTGATTGACACCTTTGACTGCACTCATCCCATACCTCCAGGTTCTAGGCAGTACTTTGAGTACCTCCAAGGCAGAGGGGTGACCCACTTCAAAGTGCCGCTGTCATGGGCTCAGCTTCTACCTACAGGCCTTCCAAGCCAGCCACAACAAACTGTTCTTACCTGCTACCAGACCCTGCTGAAGCAGCTGGTGGAAGTGGGCCTTAAGCCTCTGGTCATCCTTCATGGATCAACAGTACCAGAAGTTTTAAAATCGATGTATGGAGGCTGGGAGAGCCACGAGCTGATCGAGGTGTTCCAGCAGTATTCAGAGTTTGCATTTAGAGAGTTTGGAGAGCTGGCAGACTCCTGGGTGACTCTGAGTCACTTGGAGGAGCTGAAGGATGCTGAGCTACAAAACGCCCTCGTGGCACACACCAATATTTACCACCGTTACCATCAGCTGTTTCCCAGGGGAGGTAG AGTATCCATTGGGGTAAAAGCTAGCAAAGTCCCAATCATCTGTGACACTCAACTTCTG aaaaaaatggatttcCTGTCTATTAAAATTCAATATGACTGTACCACTGGAGGAAACCTCGCTGAGGAATTGCAAAGTGTCATG CAAAAGTGTGAAGAAAAACCCATTCTTTTTTATGAGGTGAACATCAAGGACTGTTCTCCTTATCAGTTTTTGTCTgatgacaacattttaaaag TGCTGAGCAATGACGATCAGTATATTCTTGGATTTGACATGGTGGATCTGTTGGGTCCAGCTGACATCATCTCAAAAAG TCATTTACATCAAAGTGATGCCACCTACAACAGAAACAATAttcaaacatcatcatgttCCATAACCTACTGCAAAACATGGAATAATTTTGCCACCATGACCTCATATGAACGAGACACCTTCCTGAATGAGTCCTTTCCTGTTGACTTCCAATGGGCCACCTCCAGTGAGTCCTTCAAGGTTGAAGGCGGTTGGGCAGAAGGTGGGAAGGGAGAAACCATTTGGGACCGTTTTGGTCATGAAAACAAGGTTTTTGATAATCAGACAGCTGATCTAGCTTGTGACAGTTACCACAAGGTGGATTATGATGTCTATCTCCTGCGAGGTCTTCATGTCAACACCTTCCAGTTTTCCATCTCCTGGGCCCGTATTTTCCCCTCAGGCCACCgggacagccaatcagagagaggGGCCGTCTACTACGACAAGCTGATCGATGCTCTCATTGAGTCGGGCATACAACCTGTTGTCACTCTCTACCACTGGGATCTACCACAGACACTCGAGGACCAGGGTGGATGGACCAACACTTCTATTGTTGAAGCCTTCAAGGATTATGCAGACTTTTGCTTCTCCAGGTTTGGAGACAGGGTCAAGACCTGGAACACATTCAGTAGCCCCTGGGTGGTGAGCCACGCTGGGTATGGAACTGGTGAGCATCCCCCTGGTGTAAAGGACTATGTGGTTGCCTCCTATCAG GTCACTCACAATATTCTCAAGTCCCATGCTGAGGCCTGGCATGTCTACAATGACAAGTACAGGACAAGACAAGGGGGGAAAGTGGGCATTGCACTGAACTCTGACTGGGCTGAGCCCATGGACCCCTCCAGACCTGAAGATAAAGCAGCTGCCGATCGCTACCTGCAGTTCATGCTGGGCTGGTTTGCACATCCTATATTTGTAGATGGAGATTATCCTGCAACACTAAAGACTCAGATTgaccagaaaagaaaagactgtTCTCATTCTGCACCTGCCGTCCTCCCAGTTTTCACTGCTGGAGAGAGCCAGAGGATACGTGGAACAGCCGACTTTTTTGGATTAAACCACTACACCTCCCGGTTGGTCAACAACAGTAATGGTGGTTGCACACCTGGTCCTCATGGGGTGGGTGACTTCAAGGCCCATGTGGACCCATCATGGTCCTCTACAGCTTCTGACTGGATCTATTCTACACCTTGGGGACTGAGAAAGCTCCTTAACTACATTTCCACTGAGTACTTGAATGTCAACAAAGTGCCAATTTATATAACTGGGAATGGTATGCCGACAGAGTACAGTGGAGACACTCTCGATGACACCAGTAGAATAGAGTACATGAGGAGGTACATCAATGAAGCACTGAAAG CTATACATTTGGATGGAGTAAATGTGCAGCGGTTTACTGTCCAATCACTCATGGATGGCTTTGAAGGTCCACAAGGCTACAGTGAAAGATTTGGATTGCACCATGTCAACTTTGATTCACCAGACAGGCCCAGGACTCCAAAGCAGTCTGCCTACTTTTACTCCCAAGTTATTGAGAAAAATGGCTTTTCTTCcaaaaaacagaatttaaatGTGCATGGATTGAGAAATACAGAGTCAAACAAGTTTTCTTCAATGCCACCTTCCACGGTCCCATCCCAAGCCAAGGACGTTTGGAGGAAATTCTCAAACCAAACCAATTTTCAGAGAAAATTGTATCATTATGGCACTTTCCCACAAGGCTTCAGTTGGGGAGTATCATCCTCAGCTTACCAGATTGAAGGTGGCTGGAATGCTGACGGGAAAGGACTGAGTGTCTGGGACACTTTCACCAATAAACCTGGCAGTATCCCTGCTGATGCCAATGGAAATGTGGCCTGTGACAGTTACCACAGACTTGAAGAGGACCTCTACATGCTGCGAGCTCTGAAGGTGAAGTCATACAGATTCTCTTTGTCCTGGTCCAGAATCTTTCCTGATGGTCAGCGTACTTCCCTGAACCAGAAAGGAGTTGACTATTACAATAGACTCATTGATGGCCTGTTAGCGTACAACATTACCCCCATGGTAACACTCTACCACTGGGACCTCCCTGAGGCTCTGCAAAAGCTTGGTGGCTGGGACAATGTTGGtatgattgacatttttaatgacttttgtGACTTCTGCTTTGCCACCTTTGGAGACAAAGTGAAATTTTGGATGACCTTCAACCAGCCTCACACTATTGCATGGTCGGGATATGGACTTGGACAGATTCCACCAAATGTTAAGAAGCCAGGAACTGCACCATACAAAATTGCACACAACCTGATAAAAGCACATGCTAAAGCCTACCACACGTATGATAATAAGTATCGCAAATCCCAAGGTGGTCTGGTATCCATTGCTCTCAATGCTGACTGGTTTGAACCTAAAGATGTCAATGTTCCCCGTGAAGTAGTGACTGCTGATCGTGCTCTGCAGTTCCAACTGGGTTGGTTTGCACACCCCATTTTCAAGAATGGCGACTATCCAGATGCAATGAAGTGGCAAGTTGGAAACAAAAGTGAACTCCAAAGTCTTTCAGAGTCAAGACTACCTTCCTTtactgaagaagaaaagaagtacATCAAGGGGACTGCTGACATGTTCTGTGTAAATCATTACACTACAAAGATAGTAAGTCATGTCACAGCTCAGCTTAAACCTCAGTCATATGTATATGATCGGGATTTGTCAGAAGCAGAGGAAGGTGATTCCCCAACTACTGACATCGGCAACCAGAGAGCTGTACCATGGGGCTTAAGAAGACTACTAAACTGGATCAAGGAAGAGTATGGAGATCCAGATATTTACATTACAGAGAATGGAGTAGCTACGAACACCAAGACTACAGTTGATGACACAGTCAGAGTATTTTACTACAAAACCTACATCGATGAAGCTTTAAAGG ctcatAATCTTGATGACGTGAAGGTGAAAGGATACATAGCAACATCTCTCATGGATTCTTTTGAGTGGCTTAATATGTACAAAGTTGGATTTGGGCTGCACCATGTGGACTTTACCAACCCAAACCGACCGAGGACACCCAAACGCTCAGCTCATTATTATTACCACATCATGAAGGACAATGGTTTCCCTTTACCAGATGATGAGAAGATACTTTACAGACAGTTTCCCACAGGTTTTAACTGGAGTACTGCCAGTGCCTCTTACCAG ATTGAGGGGAGCTGGAGAGCCCACGGAAAAGGACTCAGTATCTGGGACAAGTTTTCCCATACTCCTTTGAGAGTGGGCAACAATGACAATGGCGATACTGCTTGCGATAGTTACAACAAAATTGACGAAGATGTAGCAGTCCTGAAGAAGCTGAAGGTGACCCATTATCGTTTGTCCATATCCTGGCCCCGTGTGCTTCCTGATGGCACCAACAGCCACATCAATGAGGCTGGACTGAACTACTACCATAGATTACTGGATGCTTTGTTAGCTGCTAATATTCAGCCCCAG GTGACCCTGTACCACTGGGACCTTCCCCTGGCTCTGCAAAATGTGGGTGGCTGGCAGAATGAGACCATTGTCCAAAGATTCAGAGATTATGCTGATGTTTTATTCAGCCAATTTGGAAACAGAGTAAAGTTCTGGATCACTCTGAATGAACCCTACATTGTAGCCAACCTTGGCTACGGATATGGTACTTTTGCTCCAG GTATTATAGGTAAGCAGTATATTGCAGCTCACAACCTGATCAAGGCCCATGCTGAGGCCTGGCACCTTTACAATGACAAATACCGTGCAACGCAGGGTGGTCTCATCTCCATTACCATCAATTCTGATTGGGCGGAGCCACAGAACCCACACAAGCAAGCAGATGTTGATGCAACTGAGCGCTACTTACAG TTCTTTCTTGGCTGGTTTGCCCATCCCATCTTCAACGGTGATTATCCTgacataatgaaaacaatcgTCCGTGAAAGAAGCCTTGCTGCAGGTCTCCCTCAATCACG GCTTCCTGAGTTCACTCCTGAGGAAATTAAGAGGATCAAAGGGACTCATGATTACTTTGGCTTCAATCATTACACATCGGTTCTGTGTTTCCCCGCTGATCTTGGAAATCAGCAGGATTATGAAGGAGACAA GGGCACTGGATCCAGCCGGGACTGGTCATGGATTGAATCTGGCTCCTTCTGGCTACGGATCACTCCATTTGGATTTAGGAAACTCCTCAAGTTTATCAAGGATGAGTATGGAAACCCGCCCATCTATGTTACAGAGAATGGGATCTCAGAACGAGGAGCAGTGGACTTGAATGACATCCACAGAACGCACTACTATGAGAACTACATTAACCAGGGCCTGAAAG CCCTTGTTCTGGATGGAGTTGATCTGAGAGGCTACACAGCCTGGTCATTAATGGACAACTTTGAGTGGGCTGCTGGCTTCGCCGAACGATTTGGACTTTTCTATGTGAACCGCTCCAACCCCACTCTTCCTCGCATCGCTAAGAACTCAGCTTCTCGCTATTCTACCATCATCACCTGCAATGGCTTCCCAGACCCGGCTCTTGGGCCCCATGAGTGTTTGAAGCCTGAACCTGAAG CTACAAGTTCACCAACTCTGACCACAGAAGTTGGAGGTACAATTGTCCCTATTCTGCCTCTGAACATGGTGGACTTCTTGGGTCTGGAGCTGTCATCTCATGACGCTGAGGTGGCACTTTATGTCATCTTTGTATTCCTTCTTGTAAGTGTTCTTG ATTTGAAGTCTCAGGACACAATCCCACACCTCTTTTG GATACCTACGCCTCGTCTCCAGGGCGACCTGCCTTCTCAACAGGATGTACACATTAACGCACG